In the genome of Streptomyces globosus, one region contains:
- the lxmK gene encoding class V lanthionine synthetase subunit LxmK, giving the protein MTRTATAPTRPPSGAAASTPRTELRFRPVDLDTAPEVDALLRRIGTGPFDRADVTALPGRNDTWAGRTTGGARVFVKRLTGPADDVAARMDRALAFERITAGAPGGVLRGPALLGSDREAGLLAFEYLHDARSGAELMADQEFTPELARRAGTALGLLHARPAGAERLDRAVPGMPSAALLEALPAAAFEELSGGELETWRLLQNDGPLIGAVDRLLAAERAAPRVPAHCDLRLDQFLVTAPAAAGGRAELYAADWEEFRLADPARDVGGFAGEWLHRAVHDIVTSRGDTDTAAFAGLAMTRETVLARGAQKLARLRPLVQEFWGGYRDARPDADPGLAERATAFAGWHLLDRLLAGAARSNRLLGIERAAAGIGRTALLAPARFTHAVGLGDPS; this is encoded by the coding sequence GTGACCCGCACCGCCACCGCCCCCACCCGCCCGCCGTCCGGCGCGGCCGCCTCGACACCCCGTACGGAGCTGCGCTTCCGCCCCGTCGACCTGGACACCGCCCCCGAGGTCGACGCCCTGCTGCGCCGGATCGGCACCGGCCCCTTCGACCGTGCCGACGTCACCGCCCTGCCCGGCCGCAACGACACCTGGGCCGGCCGGACCACCGGCGGCGCCCGCGTCTTCGTCAAGCGCCTGACCGGGCCCGCCGACGACGTCGCCGCCCGCATGGACCGGGCGCTGGCCTTCGAACGGATCACGGCCGGCGCACCGGGCGGAGTCCTGCGCGGCCCTGCCCTGCTCGGCAGCGACCGCGAGGCGGGGCTGCTCGCCTTCGAGTATCTCCACGACGCCCGCAGCGGCGCCGAACTGATGGCCGACCAGGAGTTCACGCCCGAGCTGGCCCGCCGCGCCGGCACCGCGCTCGGCTTGCTCCACGCCCGCCCCGCCGGGGCGGAGCGGTTGGACCGGGCCGTGCCCGGCATGCCGTCGGCCGCGCTTCTGGAGGCCCTCCCCGCCGCCGCGTTCGAGGAGCTCAGCGGCGGCGAGCTGGAGACCTGGCGGCTCCTGCAGAACGACGGCCCGCTGATCGGCGCCGTGGACCGGCTGCTCGCCGCGGAGCGGGCCGCGCCGCGCGTCCCCGCCCACTGCGACCTCCGGCTGGACCAGTTCCTGGTGACGGCCCCCGCCGCGGCGGGCGGCCGCGCGGAACTGTACGCGGCCGACTGGGAGGAGTTCCGGCTCGCCGACCCGGCCCGCGACGTGGGCGGCTTCGCGGGGGAGTGGCTGCACCGCGCCGTACACGACATCGTCACCTCCCGCGGCGACACCGACACCGCCGCTTTTGCCGGGCTCGCCATGACCCGCGAGACCGTACTCGCCCGCGGGGCGCAGAAGCTGGCCCGGCTGCGGCCGCTGGTGCAGGAGTTCTGGGGCGGCTACCGCGACGCCCGGCCGGACGCCGACCCGGGGCTCGCCGAGCGGGCCACCGCGTTCGCCGGCTGGCACCTGCTGGACCGCCTCCTGGCCGGCGCCGCCCGGTCCAACCGCCTGCTCGGCATCGAACGCGCCGCCGCAGGAATCGGCCGGACCGCCCTCCTCGCCCCCGCCCGCTTCACCCACGCCGTCGGCCTCGGAGACCCCTCGTGA
- a CDS encoding T3SS effector HopA1 family protein, whose protein sequence is MNTAPAPATGSTAPALAPALARAVDGIRLSADGRTATVGPRTIEADSARELQQRLGAALYEVFHTGRAEADTRRRPLLVRDHAFERELAAALPHREVERTGVLLRPSQDGAGDGAGEALVTWDGVRVRVPAGRLRADGPLTAGAEVRVTASPARPALSPGFFYATGSREPHFDAELLRVYVHITDPARAAAVWSAVLGRLEAAGAGYHAKVLSDADSYPRRDALVVYLGAESRAACHTVADAVRGLPGIGPDTSVFTHRLGPGTAVAWEPDDPRPGAGGLSFGQHRAAALAEAAVRAHGHTPAAARAGEADGSAGADGAEGAFTAAGIDPAAPYRNLGSPALPPAS, encoded by the coding sequence GTGAATACCGCCCCCGCCCCCGCCACCGGCAGCACCGCCCCGGCCCTCGCCCCCGCGCTCGCCCGCGCCGTCGACGGGATCCGGCTCTCCGCCGACGGCCGCACGGCCACCGTCGGCCCCCGCACCATCGAGGCCGACTCCGCCCGCGAACTCCAGCAGCGCCTCGGCGCCGCCCTGTACGAGGTGTTCCACACCGGCCGCGCCGAGGCCGACACCCGCCGCCGGCCGCTCCTCGTGCGCGACCACGCCTTCGAGCGGGAACTGGCTGCCGCGCTGCCACACCGTGAGGTGGAGCGCACCGGAGTCCTGCTGCGCCCCTCGCAGGACGGGGCCGGCGACGGGGCCGGCGAGGCCCTGGTGACCTGGGACGGGGTGCGCGTGCGGGTGCCCGCCGGGCGGCTGCGCGCCGACGGGCCGCTCACGGCCGGCGCCGAGGTGCGCGTGACCGCCTCACCGGCCCGCCCCGCCCTGTCGCCCGGCTTCTTCTACGCCACAGGATCGCGCGAGCCGCACTTCGACGCCGAACTCCTGCGCGTGTACGTGCACATCACCGACCCCGCACGGGCGGCCGCCGTCTGGAGCGCCGTCCTGGGACGCCTGGAGGCCGCCGGAGCCGGCTACCACGCCAAGGTGCTCTCCGACGCCGACTCCTACCCGCGCCGCGACGCCCTCGTCGTCTACCTGGGCGCCGAGTCGCGGGCCGCCTGCCACACCGTCGCCGACGCCGTCCGAGGCCTGCCCGGCATCGGCCCGGACACCTCCGTCTTCACTCACCGCCTCGGACCCGGCACCGCCGTCGCCTGGGAGCCGGACGACCCCCGGCCCGGCGCGGGCGGCCTGAGCTTCGGCCAGCACCGGGCCGCGGCCCTCGCCGAGGCCGCCGTACGGGCCCACGGGCACACCCCGGCAGCCGCCCGCGCCGGCGAAGCGGACGGTTCCGCCGGCGCGGACGGCGCCGAGGGTGCGTTCACCGCGGCCGGCATCGACCCCGCCGCCCCCTACCGGAACCTGGGCTCCCCCGCGCTGCCGCCCGCCTCCTGA
- a CDS encoding ABC transporter ATP-binding protein — protein MQRPPENDAAQAAVEVRGLRKQFGDKTAVAGIDLTIPRGSFYGLVGPNGAGKTTSLSMITGLLRPDAGTVTVAGYDVWQDPYEAKHRIGILPDGLRLFERLSARELLRYTGRLRELPAADTEARAEALLDVLGLAEAADKLVVDYSTGMRKKIGLAAALLHNPPVLFLDEPFESVDPVSAETIREVLRQYTASGSTVVFSSHVMELVSALCSHVAVMAGGRVVSAGTLDEVRAGRSLNDRFMELVGSRADKAKGGSLAWLGSSSG, from the coding sequence ATGCAACGGCCCCCCGAGAACGACGCGGCTCAGGCCGCCGTGGAAGTGCGCGGTCTGCGCAAGCAGTTCGGCGACAAGACCGCCGTCGCCGGCATCGACCTGACCATCCCCCGCGGCAGCTTCTACGGCCTCGTCGGCCCCAACGGAGCCGGCAAGACGACCAGCCTGTCGATGATCACCGGCCTGCTGCGGCCCGACGCCGGGACCGTCACCGTCGCCGGGTACGACGTCTGGCAGGACCCCTACGAGGCCAAGCACCGCATCGGCATCCTGCCCGACGGCCTGCGCCTCTTCGAGCGGCTGTCGGCGCGCGAACTGCTGCGCTACACCGGCCGGCTGCGGGAGCTGCCGGCCGCCGACACCGAGGCCCGCGCCGAGGCGCTGCTCGACGTGCTCGGACTGGCCGAGGCCGCCGACAAGCTCGTCGTCGACTACTCCACCGGCATGCGCAAGAAGATCGGCCTCGCGGCAGCCCTGCTGCACAACCCGCCCGTCCTGTTCCTCGACGAGCCGTTCGAGAGCGTGGACCCGGTTTCCGCCGAGACGATCCGCGAAGTGCTCCGCCAGTACACCGCGAGCGGCTCCACGGTGGTCTTCTCCAGCCATGTCATGGAGCTGGTGTCGGCGCTGTGCAGCCATGTCGCCGTCATGGCCGGGGGACGCGTGGTGTCCGCCGGCACCCTGGACGAGGTGCGCGCCGGGCGCAGCCTGAACGACCGCTTCATGGAACTGGTCGGCTCCCGCGCCGACAAGGCGAAGGGAGGGAGCCTCGCATGGTTGGGGTCTTCTTCGGGCTGA